One window of the Crassaminicella thermophila genome contains the following:
- a CDS encoding AbrB/MazE/SpoVT family DNA-binding domain-containing protein, translated as MKSTGIVRKVDELGRVVLPIELRRTLNIKEKDALEIYVDEDQIILKKYEPACIFCGQAKDITVFKGKNICPACIEEISK; from the coding sequence ATGAAGTCCACAGGTATAGTAAGAAAAGTAGATGAATTAGGCAGAGTTGTTCTTCCAATCGAGTTAAGAAGAACATTAAATATCAAAGAAAAGGATGCACTAGAAATTTATGTTGATGAAGATCAAATCATTCTAAAAAAATATGAACCTGCTTGCATCTTCTGCGGACAAGCTAAAGATATAACAGTTTTCAAAGGAAAAAATATTTGTCCGGCTTGTATTGAAGAAATCAGCAAATAA
- a CDS encoding cyclic-di-AMP receptor, whose protein sequence is MKLIIAIIHDEDALKLVKNLTEQGYRVTKLASTGGFLRSGNTTLFIGIEKEKVDHVIEIIKDQCKSRKEIQPAPTPMIGNSSMFITYPIEVNVGGATIFVVDVDRFEKV, encoded by the coding sequence ATGAAGCTAATTATTGCCATTATCCATGATGAAGATGCTTTAAAATTAGTTAAAAATTTGACAGAACAAGGATATAGGGTAACAAAATTAGCATCTACAGGGGGATTCTTAAGATCAGGAAATACCACTTTATTTATAGGAATAGAGAAAGAAAAGGTAGATCATGTTATAGAGATTATAAAGGACCAATGTAAAAGTCGGAAAGAAATACAGCCAGCTCCTACACCTATGATAGGGAATTCATCAATGTTTATAACTTATCCTATAGAAGTGAATGTAGGAGGGGCAACTATATTTGTAGTAGACGTAGATCGTTTTGAGAAGGTGTAG
- a CDS encoding GntR family transcriptional regulator, which produces MDYDTQNIENKVYKELKHAILTKQFYPNYKLVEATIAEKLGVSRTPVRSAFKKLAYEGLVNIIPRKGAFIAQPTIEEFMQIYSSRLILEKEAAILAAKQMTAVDLDFFKQLLEEEKESYQKRDFEKFIATNNKIHMLIAEASKNRYFIKFINELLTKSNIYLVFYDQFYTKPLEELNSVKEHGQLFKAIKAGDSYKSGQAMEQHIKSIFENLELTISERMNPFHNSISTL; this is translated from the coding sequence ATGGATTATGATACTCAAAATATAGAAAACAAAGTGTATAAAGAGCTAAAACATGCTATCTTGACAAAACAATTTTATCCTAATTATAAGTTAGTAGAAGCAACTATAGCAGAAAAATTAGGAGTAAGTAGAACTCCTGTAAGAAGTGCATTTAAAAAGCTAGCTTACGAAGGATTGGTGAATATTATACCTAGGAAAGGTGCTTTTATTGCACAGCCAACTATAGAAGAATTTATGCAGATCTATTCAAGTCGTTTAATATTAGAAAAAGAAGCAGCAATACTAGCAGCTAAACAAATGACAGCTGTAGATTTAGATTTTTTTAAACAATTATTAGAAGAAGAAAAAGAAAGTTATCAAAAGAGGGATTTTGAAAAATTCATTGCTACAAATAATAAAATACATATGCTAATAGCAGAAGCCTCAAAAAATAGATATTTTATTAAATTTATCAATGAATTACTAACGAAAAGTAATATATATTTAGTTTTTTATGATCAATTCTATACTAAGCCCCTAGAAGAGTTGAATTCAGTAAAAGAACACGGACAATTGTTTAAAGCAATAAAAGCTGGAGATTCTTACAAAAGTGGGCAAGCAATGGAGCAGCATATAAAAAGTATTTTTGAAAATCTTGAATTAACAATTTCTGAAAGAATGAATCCTTTTCATAACTCTATATCTACTTTATAA
- a CDS encoding HD domain-containing protein — MNTLKEYIKQIYYLTRFDIYIVGNVLIDYLLKKEIKNIDIVLKKDAIQTAKKFAEKIGKVIKIDEQEGTANVILEDTKKIIKFSNMQGKDIINDLENQVFSINAMAVKVNKDGTFNMEDMIDPFGGVKDINNRLIRSVKATTFEENPLNMLIAVRLMAKLGFDLEKTTAELIKKNAQKILSLDWKDISKELFYILGEKRTYYYIQIMDKELHLFDKLFPEIIPMKEVGRCDYHVVDAWTHSLYALKEIESIIYANGYFEYHLRCEYEKHIEKIFSNGHTRMQLVKLATLFHDIGKPKACWIDEKGKTRFRGHEILGVEIIEKIADRLQLNQEEKWYLSKMVKEHMWPLGLYKRNDVSGKTTYDLFKNLKEDTLDVLLISLADIISTRKLLYPNEEMGMYKIHIEYLANNYLTRFKNIQDISEILREEDIKKKFSIKDPKKIEILLEEIKKAIFLGKIPPVKENAILYIKENVLKKEN, encoded by the coding sequence GTGAATACCTTAAAGGAATATATAAAACAAATATATTACCTGACTAGATTCGACATTTATATTGTAGGGAATGTATTGATAGATTATCTATTGAAAAAGGAAATAAAGAATATAGATATAGTTCTTAAAAAAGATGCGATTCAGACAGCTAAAAAATTTGCAGAGAAAATAGGTAAAGTAATAAAAATCGATGAGCAAGAAGGAACTGCTAATGTAATATTAGAAGATACAAAAAAGATTATTAAATTTTCAAATATGCAAGGAAAAGACATTATAAATGATTTAGAAAATCAAGTTTTTAGTATTAATGCAATGGCAGTAAAAGTAAATAAAGACGGAACCTTTAATATGGAAGATATGATTGATCCTTTTGGTGGCGTAAAAGACATTAATAATAGACTTATAAGGAGCGTAAAGGCTACTACCTTTGAAGAAAATCCATTGAACATGTTAATAGCAGTTAGGCTTATGGCTAAGCTAGGTTTTGATTTAGAAAAAACAACGGCAGAGCTCATAAAGAAAAACGCACAAAAAATTTTAAGCCTTGATTGGAAGGATATATCAAAGGAATTGTTCTATATATTAGGGGAAAAACGCACTTATTATTATATCCAGATAATGGACAAAGAACTCCATTTATTCGACAAACTTTTTCCTGAAATCATTCCAATGAAGGAGGTTGGAAGATGTGATTATCATGTAGTAGATGCATGGACCCATTCACTATATGCATTAAAAGAGATAGAGAGCATTATTTATGCAAATGGATATTTTGAATACCATCTAAGGTGTGAATATGAAAAACATATAGAGAAAATTTTTTCTAATGGGCATACAAGAATGCAGTTGGTAAAGTTAGCTACCCTATTTCATGATATTGGGAAACCAAAAGCTTGTTGGATTGATGAGAAGGGAAAAACCAGATTTAGAGGCCATGAAATTTTAGGAGTTGAGATTATAGAAAAAATTGCAGATAGATTACAATTAAACCAAGAAGAAAAATGGTATTTGTCCAAGATGGTAAAAGAACATATGTGGCCTTTAGGTCTTTATAAAAGGAATGATGTTAGTGGAAAAACAACTTATGATTTATTTAAAAATCTTAAAGAAGATACATTAGATGTATTGTTAATTTCTTTGGCAGATATTATCTCTACAAGGAAACTACTTTATCCAAATGAAGAAATGGGTATGTATAAAATACACATAGAATATTTAGCCAATAACTACCTAACAAGGTTTAAAAATATCCAAGATATTTCCGAAATCTTAAGGGAAGAAGATATAAAAAAGAAATTTTCTATAAAAGATCCAAAAAAAATAGAAATATTATTAGAAGAGATAAAAAAAGCTATATTCTTAGGGAAAATCCCACCAGTAAAAGAAAATGCCATACTTTATATAAAAGAAAATGTTTTAAAAAAAGAGAACTAA
- a CDS encoding PSP1 domain-containing protein: MVTVVGVRFKKAGKIYYFDPDAIEVKKGQNVIVETARGVEFGEVVVGPKEVMEEDIVAPLKKVLRVATLEDEIQNKQNIEKQKEAFEICLEKIMQHKLEMKLIDVEYTFDNNKVIFYFTADGRVDFRELVKDLAAIFKTRIELRQIGVRDEAKMIGGLGPCGKSLCCATWLGDFEPVSIKMAKEQSLSLNPTKISGICGRLMCCLKYEHEMYQCLRENLPEPGEKILTPDGLGIVVESNVLLECVKVRLILKEGKDGKDDKLSEDIEVYSKDAVKRMCCCKRKEETDEKIIEEDLDQ; the protein is encoded by the coding sequence ATGGTAACTGTTGTAGGCGTAAGATTTAAAAAAGCTGGAAAAATATACTACTTTGACCCTGATGCTATTGAAGTAAAAAAAGGTCAAAATGTAATTGTTGAGACTGCTAGAGGGGTAGAATTTGGAGAGGTTGTAGTTGGACCTAAGGAAGTTATGGAGGAAGATATTGTTGCTCCTTTAAAAAAAGTATTAAGAGTTGCTACCCTTGAGGATGAAATACAAAACAAGCAAAACATAGAAAAGCAAAAAGAAGCTTTTGAAATATGTTTAGAAAAGATTATGCAGCATAAGCTAGAAATGAAGCTTATAGATGTAGAATACACATTTGACAATAACAAAGTGATATTCTATTTTACAGCTGATGGAAGGGTAGATTTTAGAGAATTAGTAAAAGATTTAGCAGCAATATTTAAAACAAGGATAGAGCTTAGACAGATCGGGGTAAGAGATGAAGCAAAGATGATAGGAGGATTAGGCCCTTGTGGAAAATCTCTTTGCTGTGCAACTTGGCTTGGGGATTTTGAGCCAGTATCTATAAAAATGGCAAAAGAACAAAGTTTATCTCTAAATCCAACAAAAATATCAGGAATCTGCGGTAGGTTAATGTGCTGCTTAAAATATGAGCATGAAATGTACCAATGCTTACGTGAAAATCTTCCTGAACCTGGTGAAAAGATTTTAACACCAGATGGATTAGGAATAGTAGTAGAGAGTAATGTACTTTTAGAGTGTGTAAAGGTGCGTCTTATATTAAAAGAAGGAAAAGATGGGAAAGATGATAAACTAAGTGAAGATATAGAAGTTTATAGTAAAGATGCAGTAAAAAGAATGTGCTGCTGCAAAAGAAAAGAAGAAACAGACGAAAAAATCATAGAGGAAGATTTAGATCAATAG
- a CDS encoding redoxin domain-containing protein, protein MNKRIGLKKMGILLMVFLMTLVLFGCSNKKENYEEKENHEKVQLQNDKNEEPKDKTGVFIGDKAYDFTLLDREGNEIKLSDLKGKVVFLNFWTIWCGTCSKEMPYIQEIYEQYKDKDVVIAAVNVLGAEKVDMEGVNKFLDEKGYTFPVLYDVDGEVSVQYKVRAFPTTYIINKEGYIADFITEAMDKEMMTEKIENAMNQ, encoded by the coding sequence ATGAATAAAAGAATAGGATTAAAGAAAATGGGAATATTACTCATGGTTTTTTTAATGACTTTAGTATTATTTGGATGCTCTAATAAAAAAGAAAATTATGAAGAAAAAGAAAATCATGAAAAAGTTCAATTACAAAATGATAAAAATGAAGAACCAAAGGACAAAACAGGAGTATTTATAGGAGATAAAGCATACGATTTTACGCTTTTAGATAGAGAAGGAAATGAAATAAAATTATCTGATTTAAAGGGGAAAGTAGTATTTCTAAACTTTTGGACCATTTGGTGTGGCACTTGTAGCAAAGAAATGCCCTATATTCAAGAAATATATGAGCAGTATAAAGATAAAGATGTGGTTATAGCAGCTGTAAATGTATTAGGTGCTGAAAAAGTAGATATGGAAGGTGTAAACAAATTTTTAGATGAAAAAGGATACACATTTCCTGTATTATATGATGTAGACGGAGAAGTATCTGTACAGTATAAAGTAAGAGCTTTTCCAACTACCTATATAATTAATAAAGAAGGATATATAGCAGATTTTATAACAGAAGCAATGGATAAAGAAATGATGACAGAAAAGATTGAAAATGCAATGAATCAATAG
- a CDS encoding tRNA1(Val) (adenine(37)-N6)-methyltransferase, with translation MDEKLVKEHERVDDLQCRGLRLIQNPEGFCFGIDAVLLSNFCEIRKNWRVIDLGTGTGIIPILLAGKTNAKEILGVEIQEEVAEMASRSVKLNKLEEKVKIINEDLNKIFDHVNQNSFDAVTSNPPYMNEGAGLLNPESMKAISRHEIKCTLEDVIRISSKLLKDRGHFYMVHRPHRLVDIIYLCRQYRLEPKKIRFVHPNKNKKPNILLIQCVKFGRPELKFMDPLYVYNEDGSYTDEIHKIYGREGE, from the coding sequence ATGGATGAAAAATTAGTAAAAGAACATGAAAGAGTTGATGATCTGCAGTGTAGAGGACTAAGACTCATACAAAATCCAGAAGGTTTTTGCTTTGGTATAGATGCAGTTCTTCTTAGCAATTTTTGTGAAATAAGAAAGAACTGGCGTGTTATAGATTTAGGGACAGGAACAGGAATCATTCCTATACTTTTAGCAGGAAAAACAAATGCAAAAGAAATTTTAGGCGTTGAAATTCAAGAAGAAGTTGCCGAAATGGCATCAAGGAGTGTAAAACTCAATAAATTAGAGGAAAAAGTGAAAATTATTAATGAGGATTTAAACAAGATATTTGATCATGTAAACCAAAATTCCTTTGATGCAGTTACATCAAATCCACCCTATATGAATGAAGGTGCAGGTCTTTTAAATCCAGAAAGCATGAAAGCAATTTCAAGACATGAAATAAAATGCACCCTAGAAGATGTGATCCGCATTTCTAGCAAACTATTAAAGGATAGAGGACATTTTTATATGGTACATAGACCACATAGACTGGTAGATATTATTTATCTATGTAGACAATATAGATTAGAACCTAAAAAAATAAGATTTGTCCATCCAAATAAAAATAAAAAACCAAATATTTTATTAATACAATGTGTGAAATTTGGAAGACCTGAATTAAAGTTTATGGATCCTTTATATGTTTATAATGAAGATGGAAGCTATACAGATGAAATCCATAAGATTTACGGAAGAGAAGGGGAATAA
- the holB gene encoding DNA polymerase III subunit delta', which produces MGFKDIVGQEKTINFLKRSIKNKRIAHAYIFEGPEGVGKFNTAIAFAKGIQCKSYHEDACNICSSCLKVNGGNHPDIKIIEPEGKSIKNKQIEEFQQDLSRKPYESNKKIYIIKDANSMTASAQNRLLKTLEEPPEYAVIILMSNNVSSFLPTIKSRCQILKFHRIGEKYIEAFLINKYKIEKDEAKVLAAFSDGIIGKAIKLKESEEFKTKREETIQVIEKILKKDPLTPFEEVEFFQKHKDHIDEILDFMLFWFRDIMIITQTRTDKFLINLDKKNTLQNHMHHIAYEKIGDIITVIEKTKNDIKANVNFQLAIEMMLLTMQEV; this is translated from the coding sequence ATGGGGTTTAAAGATATTGTAGGACAAGAAAAGACCATAAATTTTTTAAAAAGATCTATAAAAAACAAAAGAATTGCACATGCATATATATTTGAAGGACCAGAAGGAGTAGGAAAGTTTAATACTGCTATAGCTTTTGCAAAGGGGATTCAATGCAAAAGCTATCATGAAGATGCTTGTAATATTTGCTCATCATGTTTGAAAGTCAACGGAGGTAACCATCCAGACATTAAAATCATTGAGCCAGAAGGAAAAAGCATCAAAAACAAACAAATTGAAGAATTTCAACAGGATTTATCACGAAAGCCTTATGAGAGCAATAAAAAGATATATATTATAAAAGATGCTAATAGTATGACAGCTAGTGCACAAAACAGGCTGTTAAAAACATTAGAAGAGCCGCCAGAATATGCGGTGATAATACTAATGAGTAACAATGTAAGCAGTTTTTTACCTACAATCAAGTCTCGTTGTCAAATACTAAAATTTCATCGGATTGGAGAAAAATATATTGAAGCTTTTCTAATCAATAAATATAAAATAGAAAAGGATGAGGCAAAAGTTCTAGCAGCTTTTTCTGATGGAATTATTGGAAAAGCAATAAAATTAAAAGAATCAGAGGAATTTAAGACAAAACGAGAAGAAACAATACAGGTAATTGAGAAAATCCTGAAAAAAGATCCATTAACTCCTTTTGAGGAGGTTGAATTTTTTCAAAAGCATAAAGACCATATTGATGAAATATTAGATTTTATGCTTTTTTGGTTTAGAGATATTATGATTATTACTCAGACAAGAACGGATAAGTTTTTGATAAATTTAGATAAAAAAAATACTTTACAAAATCACATGCATCATATAGCATATGAAAAAATAGGAGATATTATTACTGTAATAGAAAAAACAAAAAATGATATAAAAGCAAATGTTAATTTTCAATTAGCAATTGAAATGATGCTTTTAACCATGCAGGAGGTATAA
- a CDS encoding sodium:solute symporter family protein, which produces MNGIKIFDFILIGLYFIGMVLIGFYFKKRITKSTDYYLAGRSLNFFVIMATVCASIIGGGAMIGRGGITYSQGVVAIMLGLPYLLGMYFFSFISGRIQEVGELNNIDSIPDLMEYRFGIKAKYMTAFLIAFTMMATVGTQITATATLIKTIGGFSYEAGAWIAVIIFVSYTAASGLFGVVYTDVVQFIILMLFMYILLPIISLVKVGGISTMIQSVPKEMLSLKPSPQIIGWIFTNLVFTLAGAEMWQRAFAARSPKDARKGMLLGNTVYAYTIVVTLIIGLSAYILLPNIINDYGTADAAIPALVSYLLPVGITGLTIAALFAVLMSSADTYLLISVQTILRDILKPVWPNMDEKKELFYSRIFTILLGIAALIIALYIRQAYKTLMFAWSFYAASVGLPAFAALYWRKATSSGIISGIIIGFATSIIWKLTGSPWGVGAALPGSILCGLALVLVSYVTYKEDEPTPFPKLSSSVKMKHKY; this is translated from the coding sequence TTGAATGGGATAAAAATTTTTGATTTTATATTGATAGGTCTATATTTTATTGGAATGGTACTTATAGGATTTTATTTCAAGAAAAGGATAACGAAGTCTACGGATTATTATTTAGCGGGTAGAAGTTTAAACTTTTTTGTTATTATGGCCACTGTATGTGCTTCAATTATTGGTGGCGGAGCAATGATAGGACGTGGTGGGATTACTTATAGTCAAGGTGTAGTTGCGATTATGTTGGGATTACCTTACTTGCTAGGAATGTATTTTTTTTCTTTTATTTCAGGAAGGATACAAGAAGTAGGAGAATTAAACAATATCGATTCTATTCCTGATTTGATGGAATATCGATTTGGTATAAAAGCAAAGTATATGACGGCTTTCTTAATAGCATTTACTATGATGGCAACTGTAGGAACACAAATTACAGCAACAGCTACACTTATAAAAACGATTGGGGGCTTTTCTTATGAAGCTGGAGCTTGGATTGCAGTCATTATATTTGTTTCTTATACGGCAGCTTCAGGTTTATTTGGAGTAGTTTATACGGATGTAGTCCAATTCATAATCTTGATGCTTTTTATGTATATATTATTACCAATAATTTCTTTAGTTAAAGTAGGCGGTATAAGTACTATGATACAATCAGTGCCAAAAGAAATGCTGTCTTTAAAGCCATCTCCTCAGATTATAGGTTGGATATTTACAAATTTGGTATTTACATTAGCTGGTGCTGAAATGTGGCAAAGAGCTTTTGCTGCTAGAAGTCCGAAGGATGCTCGTAAAGGAATGTTATTAGGGAATACGGTCTATGCATATACTATTGTTGTAACTTTAATAATTGGATTAAGTGCATATATACTACTTCCAAATATCATAAATGATTATGGAACAGCAGATGCTGCTATTCCAGCCTTAGTTAGTTATTTATTACCTGTAGGTATTACTGGATTAACCATAGCTGCATTGTTTGCAGTTCTTATGTCCTCGGCTGATACTTATTTACTTATTTCTGTTCAGACTATTCTAAGAGATATTTTAAAACCTGTATGGCCTAATATGGATGAGAAGAAAGAACTTTTTTATTCAAGAATATTTACTATTTTATTAGGGATTGCAGCCTTAATCATTGCTCTTTATATCAGACAGGCATATAAAACCTTAATGTTTGCATGGTCTTTTTATGCAGCTTCTGTTGGATTACCTGCTTTTGCTGCTCTATATTGGAGGAAAGCTACTTCTTCAGGCATTATATCAGGGATTATTATAGGATTTGCAACTAGTATAATATGGAAATTGACTGGTTCGCCTTGGGGAGTAGGTGCTGCATTGCCAGGATCAATATTGTGTGGGTTAGCTTTAGTTTTGGTAAGTTATGTTACATATAAAGAAGATGAGCCTACTCCTTTTCCTAAGTTATCAAGTTCAGTGAAAATGAAACACAAATATTAA
- a CDS encoding DUF362 domain-containing protein, which translates to MAYVITDACINCGACEPECPVGVISSGDDKYVIDAAGCIDCGACANVCPVDAPKPE; encoded by the coding sequence GTGGCATATGTAATAACAGATGCATGTATCAATTGTGGTGCATGTGAGCCAGAATGTCCTGTAGGCGTAATCAGTTCTGGAGATGATAAGTATGTAATAGATGCGGCAGGATGCATTGATTGTGGTGCTTGTGCAAATGTATGTCCTGTAGATGCACCAAAACCAGAATAA
- a CDS encoding Na+/H+ antiporter NhaC family protein, whose protein sequence is MKRAKRNISFKESVFLLFTFIFILMWGALKAKIPTGMSILLCAIVTSTYGMLILRFEWDEILKGILKVFSIGMPAVLILLMVGLITASWLASGTTPILIYWGLKILRPSIFLIAAFLITSIASIATGSAWAIIGTFGVALMGIANGIGVPIGVAVGAIVAGSYLGDKWSPLSDSANLAAAVAGQDVFHLFKSMFSTTGLGALGAIIIYGIIGLGYANNSAVDASSIKEIIDGLANAYNFNIILILPPLVVIYLAVRKKPILPVLVIGVIIGAILAILLQNIPVNKMLSVLYSGYSSSTGLEGIDKLLSGGGLKSMMGLILIIFCAFIFAGTVEVIGILDTILNKLTKLTQSEGSLVLTSLITSVLTVYLSSSVYVSLILNGRMYVPAYERVGLHKVNLSRTIVEAASYSGAYVPWSGGALLILGTLGLKWYEFAPYLFNHWISMVLVVLFAFMGKFMEKNSKYNDAAKRESDEPFI, encoded by the coding sequence GTGAAAAGGGCAAAAAGAAATATTAGCTTTAAAGAATCTGTCTTTTTATTATTTACTTTTATATTTATATTGATGTGGGGTGCATTAAAAGCAAAGATTCCTACAGGTATGTCTATTTTATTATGTGCTATTGTAACTTCTACTTATGGGATGCTTATTTTGAGATTTGAGTGGGATGAAATACTCAAAGGAATATTAAAAGTGTTTTCTATAGGAATGCCGGCAGTTCTTATTTTATTAATGGTAGGATTAATTACAGCCTCTTGGTTAGCTTCGGGAACAACACCTATATTAATCTATTGGGGATTAAAGATACTAAGACCATCTATTTTCTTGATTGCTGCATTTTTAATAACATCTATTGCTTCTATAGCAACAGGATCTGCTTGGGCAATAATAGGTACTTTTGGAGTTGCTTTAATGGGAATTGCTAATGGTATTGGAGTCCCAATTGGTGTGGCAGTTGGAGCGATTGTAGCAGGCTCATATTTAGGAGATAAATGGAGTCCTTTGTCTGATTCAGCCAATTTAGCAGCTGCAGTTGCAGGGCAGGATGTATTTCATCTATTTAAAAGTATGTTTTCTACAACTGGCTTGGGGGCTCTTGGTGCAATTATTATTTATGGAATAATAGGCTTAGGTTATGCAAATAACAGTGCAGTAGATGCTTCTTCTATTAAAGAAATCATAGATGGACTAGCTAATGCTTATAATTTTAACATTATATTAATTTTACCTCCATTAGTTGTTATCTATTTAGCTGTGAGAAAAAAACCTATTTTACCAGTTTTGGTTATTGGTGTAATTATAGGAGCGATTTTAGCAATACTATTGCAAAATATACCAGTTAATAAAATGTTAAGTGTGCTCTATAGTGGGTACAGTTCTTCTACTGGCCTCGAAGGAATTGATAAGCTATTAAGTGGTGGAGGCCTAAAATCAATGATGGGGTTAATCTTAATTATTTTCTGTGCATTTATATTTGCAGGGACAGTGGAAGTTATTGGAATATTAGATACTATATTAAATAAACTTACAAAACTTACACAATCAGAAGGATCATTGGTATTAACATCCCTTATAACCTCTGTATTAACCGTTTATCTTTCTAGTAGTGTTTATGTTTCACTTATTTTAAATGGACGTATGTATGTTCCTGCCTATGAACGTGTAGGATTGCATAAAGTTAATCTTTCTAGAACAATTGTAGAAGCAGCTTCCTATTCAGGAGCTTATGTGCCATGGAGCGGTGGGGCATTACTAATACTTGGTACTTTAGGTTTAAAGTGGTATGAGTTTGCACCATATCTATTTAATCATTGGATCAGCATGGTATTAGTTGTGCTCTTTGCTTTTATGGGTAAGTTTATGGAGAAGAATTCTAAATATAACGATGCTGCTAAAAGAGAGTCAGATGAGCCTTTTATATAA
- a CDS encoding NAD/NADP-dependent octopine/nopaline dehydrogenase family protein: MVKKITIIGGGNGAFAVAGDLTLAGYEITLYEDERFKENIEELLKTQTITLTGVGKTGEAKIHKVTMDLQEALLEADLIMPVVPAYALKNFAEKIAPYIKRGDKIVLTPGSTGGALIVSKVLNEKGKLDEVKIAEMHTLPYACRKTGPTSVNILLECGKLYFAAFPAKYNQEMYDIVKEFYPAVELVNDVLETALNNGNPVSHPAPVVLNAGKIEYYKGEHYHYKEGITPSVARVNEKIDIERQEICKKFGYKIVDAKDRLFLMGYVPKRETLYECYRDSKVFSPLKGPKDLNDRYLTEDTPCSLVALSSIADIVGVETPVMDSVITLASALKDENYWKTGNTVESLGLSGMNAEEIKDFLQEGYK; the protein is encoded by the coding sequence ATGGTTAAAAAGATTACAATCATTGGGGGAGGAAATGGGGCTTTTGCTGTTGCGGGTGACTTAACATTAGCAGGCTATGAAATAACTTTATATGAAGATGAAAGATTTAAAGAAAATATAGAAGAATTGCTAAAAACACAAACGATTACTTTAACAGGAGTTGGGAAAACAGGAGAAGCAAAAATTCATAAAGTTACAATGGATTTACAGGAAGCTCTATTGGAGGCAGATTTAATCATGCCAGTAGTTCCAGCATATGCACTAAAAAATTTTGCCGAAAAGATAGCACCATATATAAAAAGAGGGGATAAAATAGTTTTAACGCCTGGCAGTACGGGTGGTGCATTAATTGTATCGAAAGTATTAAATGAAAAAGGAAAATTAGATGAAGTAAAAATTGCAGAAATGCATACTTTGCCATATGCTTGTAGAAAAACAGGCCCAACAAGTGTAAATATATTGTTAGAATGTGGTAAATTATACTTTGCAGCTTTTCCAGCCAAATACAATCAGGAAATGTATGATATAGTAAAAGAATTCTACCCAGCAGTAGAATTAGTAAATGATGTTTTAGAAACTGCGCTGAACAATGGAAATCCTGTATCCCATCCAGCCCCTGTTGTACTAAATGCTGGTAAGATTGAATACTATAAAGGAGAACATTATCATTACAAAGAAGGTATCACGCCATCTGTTGCACGTGTTAACGAAAAAATTGATATTGAAAGGCAAGAAATATGTAAAAAATTTGGATATAAAATTGTTGACGCTAAAGATCGGTTGTTTTTAATGGGATATGTACCTAAAAGAGAAACGCTTTATGAATGTTATAGAGACAGTAAAGTATTTTCACCATTAAAAGGTCCAAAAGATTTAAATGACCGATATTTGACAGAAGATACACCATGTTCTTTGGTAGCTTTATCAAGTATAGCAGATATAGTAGGAGTAGAAACCCCTGTAATGGATTCTGTAATAACTTTGGCTTCTGCTTTAAAAGATGAGAATTATTGGAAAACAGGGAATACGGTTGAAAGTTTAGGGCTGAGTGGAATGAATGCTGAAGAAATAAAAGACTTTTTACAAGAGGGATATAAATAA